In Candidatus Vicinibacter proximus, the following are encoded in one genomic region:
- a CDS encoding class I SAM-dependent methyltransferase — MDKYKETFETWNKLAELYQDKFMDLELYNESYDLFCNTITQTNAKILDIGCGPGNISKYLLSKRPDFDIFGIDIAPNMIALAKKNNPTASFAIMDSREIDQIETKFDGIICGFCLPYLSPDDCKNFIFDAANLLYNEGLLYISFVEGESEKSGYQEGSTGDRTYFYFHNLEDLINQLAEHNFRLNKMFKIKYEKSPTQIEIHTVLIAHKQ, encoded by the coding sequence ATGGACAAGTATAAAGAAACATTTGAAACCTGGAACAAGCTTGCAGAATTATACCAGGATAAGTTTATGGACTTAGAGCTATATAATGAAAGCTATGACTTATTTTGCAATACAATAACTCAAACAAACGCCAAAATATTAGATATTGGGTGTGGGCCCGGGAATATCAGTAAGTATCTTTTATCCAAACGACCGGACTTTGATATTTTCGGCATCGACATCGCACCAAATATGATAGCACTTGCCAAAAAAAATAACCCTACAGCCAGTTTCGCCATAATGGACAGCAGAGAAATCGATCAAATCGAAACAAAATTTGATGGCATAATTTGTGGTTTCTGTCTGCCATATTTATCTCCGGACGATTGCAAAAATTTTATTTTTGATGCTGCCAACTTACTCTACAACGAAGGACTTTTGTATATCAGTTTTGTAGAAGGAGAATCCGAAAAATCAGGCTATCAGGAAGGTAGTACCGGAGACAGAACGTATTTTTATTTCCATAATTTAGAGGATTTAATAAATCAATTAGCTGAACATAATTTTAGGTTAAACAAAATGTTTAAAATAAAATATGAAAAATCACCTACCCAAATCGAAATACACACCGTATTAATTGCTCATAAACAATAA